The proteins below are encoded in one region of Manis pentadactyla isolate mManPen7 chromosome 2, mManPen7.hap1, whole genome shotgun sequence:
- the LOC118928331 gene encoding transmembrane and coiled-coil domain-containing protein 5A-like isoform X2, with translation MEDYALVAQLCKDQVFCIKKYQETSKNIEEEVETRLLEREVSKVLSMNSARKEHNSQNTKDKSLQKKGIWLCKRIFQVLFFITLFFITLLGYLFFHISFINPDLLIDILPKILNRSTLWRLRSFLSASLTLRTEDLLPH, from the exons ATGGAAGACTACGCATTGGTGGCCCAGCTCTGCAAAGATCAGGTCTTCTGCATTAAG AAGTACCAGGAAACTTCAAAGAACATTGAAGAAGAGGTAGAGACGCggctccttgagagagaagt ATCAAAAGTCTTGAGCATGAACTCGGCAAGAAAAGAACATAACAGCCAAAATACTAAG gACAAGTCTCTCCAAAAGAAAGGAATATGGCTCTGTAAAAG GATTTTTCAGGTTCTCTTTTTCATCACCCTATTTTTCATCACACTGCTGGGCTACTTGTTTTTCCACATAAGCTTTATAAATCCAGATCTCCTAATCGACATACTACCCAAGATACTGAACAGGAGCACCCTGTGGAGGCTAAGGAGCTTCCTCTCTGCATCTCTCACACTTCGGACTGAGGACTTGTTGCCCCACTAA
- the LOC118928331 gene encoding transmembrane and coiled-coil domain-containing protein 5A-like isoform X1 — MEFYRKYQVKLQQLEASCADREKELAKVMEDYALVAQLCKDQVFCIKKYQETSKNIEEEVETRLLEREVSKVLSMNSARKEHNSQNTKDKSLQKKGIWLCKRIFQVLFFITLFFITLLGYLFFHISFINPDLLIDILPKILNRSTLWRLRSFLSASLTLRTEDLLPH, encoded by the exons GTTAAGTTACAACAGCTGGAAGCTTCCTGTGCTGACCGAGAGAAGGAACTGGCTAAG GTAATGGAAGACTACGCATTGGTGGCCCAGCTCTGCAAAGATCAGGTCTTCTGCATTAAG AAGTACCAGGAAACTTCAAAGAACATTGAAGAAGAGGTAGAGACGCggctccttgagagagaagt ATCAAAAGTCTTGAGCATGAACTCGGCAAGAAAAGAACATAACAGCCAAAATACTAAG gACAAGTCTCTCCAAAAGAAAGGAATATGGCTCTGTAAAAG GATTTTTCAGGTTCTCTTTTTCATCACCCTATTTTTCATCACACTGCTGGGCTACTTGTTTTTCCACATAAGCTTTATAAATCCAGATCTCCTAATCGACATACTACCCAAGATACTGAACAGGAGCACCCTGTGGAGGCTAAGGAGCTTCCTCTCTGCATCTCTCACACTTCGGACTGAGGACTTGTTGCCCCACTAA